Genomic window (Vitis riparia cultivar Riparia Gloire de Montpellier isolate 1030 unplaced genomic scaffold, EGFV_Vit.rip_1.0 scaffold504_pilon_pilon, whole genome shotgun sequence):
taatttttttttccattttccttcaaaaactaacaaaattaatatttgaatgttGAGAACATTGTAATCAACATAGATTTGAATGTGTACAACATTGTAATCAACATAGATAAAgaatattcaaataatcaaacattaaaaactATGTTAATAGAATTTGAGATTGATATGGTATGCCATAACTActgtatttttttcttaattacagAACATCTTAccctagtatttttttttcttgatttttcatttccattaatcAACTTTTTATGTATCGTTTGTGTTTTTCATCGTACCATGCCAACATACTCCATCGAATAAAACAAACTTTATTCAAGCTTAAACTAATTCTTTGATTTCATTCTATTTGTTTAATTAGCTCATACTAAAAAGGCAAACATTACAACACAAAAATATAGTTCAATGCAGATTCAATCACATAAAATACTTGGAAAGCGATAAATCTCCCATTATCACcacaatgaaatgaaatgaaacttATATAAAAAGAGAGACATAAAACGGTACTAACAACGGTAAAGGGTGACAATTAAAAGGAAGTCGTTACCTTAATGGAAATTTCATAAATCTCGGACAGCCTTCCTTAAGGAGAACCACCTTCACTTGCAATAATATCCTACATTAACaacaaacaaatattaaataaattttcaatacaCTAAAATGAAATGATTCAACTTAAAATAATCTCAACAAAAAGTTTTTTCTGTAAACACTTTAATACACACTAAAGAAGCGTTGCAAtctaaaaaaaggttttttttttgttttccagatttttaagaaattaaatcaaactcatttccattaaaataactatttaaataaagcTAATTAAAAACACATTATTTAACATTAGTTTCCCAAATTAATCAACTAATTATGAACAGTTGAATTATTAACCAAGGAGAGATCTGTAATTGAAGAACTTAGGTATAGAACTCTATCAATAACAGGAAAAACTGtcctaaaattattataatgaaataatctaaaaattaaGAATCAGGTTACTTAGAGTGCGTTTaggagtgattttagaaagtgtttttatcatttttaacaattgaatgataaaatttttcaagtattataaatattaaaagcgtttcctaaaatcattatcaaacgggCTCTTAATGGATCGATAAAAAACATTGCAAGAAGCATACCTTACCCACTTCCTCATGGATGGGGTTCCTGTGTCAGTCAAAAATGTCAGGAACCATGGCATCAGAAATGTAGTCTCCATCAACCCCATCACAAAATTCTACCCCCTTCCACATGTACGAGACGAAACCCACACTTTTTCACCACACCCACCAAAGACGAACTGCAGTGACCGAGAGAAAATGAGACCGTCACAGGAAGAGAGAAATCTGAGTAGGGCCAGCCACTTTCCTTCAGTCGAGCAAGTGATTGATACACAAACCACACAAGGCCACCTTCCATTTGAACCAGTGTGGAAAACACGTTATCAGAAAACCGGTACGTTCCAAAACATACAGAAATTTGTAAATAACACAAGTCTAAGCTGGCATCGACATTAAAAACAACACAAGCAGCCAGTCCCATCAACGCCATATTGTGCCAATCATGCATGGGCAGCTGTCCTGTTACTGAAGACCCCACGCTCTGACAGACAAACCACTCTGGAATGCTATTCCCAGGAACAATAGCTTGAAAGGAATTACGTGGACGACTGTAATCCTGCatcatgaaaacataaaaaagcaATCTACCATTTAGaattctaatattttgtaaaattcacTCAAATGATTAACatgatataaattatattttaagacCACTTAGCATATGCAAACAAATAATCACACAGACGGAAAGGGAAACCAACATGTCCATCCATGAATTTCCGTACCAATGCAGCAGCCTTGATCGCTTGTACGATATCTCCCACCACAGCATCACTACGCTCATTTTTCACTAGTTTGAAGCAAccagaaaatgtgaaaatgaaATGGCCCATATTGTTGAATTCAAATGCacttaatggaaatgaaaaggTTTCCAAGGAAGAGCAATGATCCGCCCATACTCCTTCAATACTTAATGGAAGCTCCCCCTCCCCCACTGATTGCAGCTTACTGCAGTGCATAAGGAAGAGACGCTTGAGCTGAGAAAGTCCACGTAAGCAAGTAGGTACAGTACTGAAGTCGTTTTTGCTCAGATCTAATCTTTCCAATGAAGATAGCAAGCTAAGATCTTCCGGTAGTCCATCTTCCAATAGGTTACAGTCACTTAACATCAATGTTTTCAGGCAGGAtaaatttgacaaaaaatttAGGGCCACACATCTTGTTGGTGATGACCATAAGGAGAACACCACATTGAACAAAGAATGCAGTTGCAAACATTCTGCCAATGGTAATACCTGAAGTTTTGTCAAAAGTGCACAGGATGGTGGTGCCACTTGTATACCACTTCCATCTGCATTTAGTTCTTCTAAACTTCGCAGGCATCCCAACTCATCAggcaatttcttcaattttgaaCAACCAGCAACAGTAAGAATTTTAAGAGACATCAGTCCGCAAATGCGCTGTGGAAGACACAAAAGCTTTTTGCAATTGGTCAAATTTAACAATACAAGCCCATTGAAATTTCCAATTGATGAGGGTAGTTCGCTTAGAGCAGTCTCATCAAGAAAAAGATATCTCAACCTCTCGCATTTTTCTGGAATCTCTGGAAAATGCTTTAGCTTCGAGCAGCCAGAGAGAATAAAGATTTCAAGAGATTTCATATTGGAGATGCTTGAAATATACTTGAGGTTCTCAAAGccttcaaaatttaagaaaataagcTCCTTGAGAGCTCCAATGGATGGGTGAACCTCAACCAAACTTGTACAACCTTCCAGAATTAACCTCCTGATATTTGGGGCTCCAGAAAAATCTGGGGTCCTAGTTAGATATTTGGAGTGGCTAAGTTTGACGATCCTCAAATTCTCCAATGGCTGTCAATAAAAAAGGGAACGAAAGGCACTTTAATGAATTTACATTTCATTgacttaacaaaaataaaatgcatgtatAGAACAAAATTACCTGGTTTCCCTCCCATAGTTGTTCAAGCAGACTAGAACACAAGTTTAGCTCAATAAGAACCgttgaataaaagttttttgGAAGAGACTTTATCGGGCATCCATGCCAACAGAGAGATCTTAATTTCACGGATGGAAATATGAAATCTCCTTCTAAATGCAATGTGCAATTGGACATCACTTTATCAGCTGTTAGCATCTGATCCACTCTCCATTTCCAACCATCATAAGAAGAACCAATTAACTCTGCCTTGGATGAATACTCCAAGCATCCATCCATTTTCGCATTACAGAATCTGAGCACTTTTAATAGGGacatattttcaaaagcattGGCCTCCAAGCGTAGCTCGTTTAACGCAGACAAATCAAGTACCATGCCTTCAACATTTCTAGACCCCTAAAATTAATCAAGAGAATAGCATAAGATGTTGgtaaaatgtaaaaatgaaagagagaacaaaactaaaaagaaaaaacagttgcaagaaagaaaaaggaacaacctcacaaaataaaactatttttcttggGACAACAGATGTTTGAACACAAGACAACGTATCTTTTATGGTCATAACAGTTGTAATGCAAGTAAAATGGTTGTTAGGTCTCACCCCATGTGTTGTAAGCACATCATTGACTTCCTCATGAAACCACAATCTGCTCCGTTCACCAGGAAATTTAACACTTTCAAGACGCACAATTTCCCAGCCCATTTCTTGTAGTAAATTATGCATGCAAAGCTTCGAATTTGATTCAAAAATCAGACAGAGGTCAATAAGATCTCGTATAATGATAGCATCATCGAATTCACGACCTTCTAATATTCTTGCAACTAAATTTTTGTCCTGCCCTTCGTAGAAGCATGCTATATCTAAAAACAATTGCTGATGACGAAAATCTAGCCCATCATAACTTGTTCTTAGCACTTTCATAATCTCTTGGTGTGGAGTTCTTTTCAGATTTTCCAATGCCACCTTCCAAAGATTTAAAGGCTTGCCATTTAGATAAGAACCCAGCACTCTAACGGTTAAAGGAAGCCCATTcatatattcaaaaaaaaacccatcaatAGAATTCTGTAATGATCTGGCGGAGGGCCACCCTTAAAGGCATGCCAACAAAAGAGATCAAAATTTTCTGCATCATCTAATCTCTCATGTTCAACCATGAAATCCACACTACCATTCAATAGCAAAGCCCCTGTTTCTGGTTGTTATGATAATTCGACTTCCTGTGGCATAACTGCCACGATCTCCTAATCCCTGTATCTGATCAACGTGATCAACATCGTCCAGAACATTTTACGAATGTAATGATTTTATGGAGTGTTTGGTATATGGGAATGGAGAGTAGAAATAgacatcttcttccttttctctcttattcatatgtttggataaatgttaaaaaaataacattttatgaatataatgattttaaagtAAAGGAAATAAGCATTAGGATTAGTGCACAATCatattgaaaattagattttcatTTCGAcagataatttattataatttttaaaatgtattttttcctatgatttaaatattattatcaactAATTGTTACATAAGTGGTAATCTACGGCTGAGCTTAATATGTAGTCTAAATCTACGTTCCTTGATTACTCTATACCCCCTACTTaaactgaaaagaaaaaattatgagaagGCTAGGCTGAATACTAGCTAAATTTTCTGTTCAACAAACTAAATAAAGAGATTGATCCAAGAAAATGGATCCAGATATATAAACCAGTGACCGACATTTTGTCGGCACATTGTTCATTTTCCAGAAATCGATTTACGCAGTCAAGAATCTTTGTCAGTTCATCCAAACACCAACTTGAAGAAGCATACGTTCTGGAGAAAATGATGATGGAAAACCTTGAATCTACGATTTCCTGGAGGAGGGCTGAAGATATTTGGTCGCTTTTACGGAGTTGTATATAGATCCATGAAAGAATTGATCCCTCTATCACAAAGCCCCCGGTGAAGAAAGTTAGTAAAGCCATAGCGGGTGTCGGCACCTCTAAAACTAAGGAAGACATCACGTGTCCATTGATgggtggaagaagaagaagatgttgagaGACTGGTAGAAGACCCTGCCATAgcaaaattggaagaagaaaGGTTGCAAGATTGGCAGCTAGACTGCAGCTATACATCAAGGCTAAACTAGACAAAATTAATTCCAACTCTAAAAATTAATTCCAAAGTTTCATTATCATGGAGGAAATGCAAGTGCAATCGGAAAAGGTGAGAAGATATTcacttttttagtttttccacAGCATGAAGTTCTTAATCTTAGACAAAAGCAAAAGTCCTAAAGCATAAAAGGGACATCGAGGAACACGAGAGGGTAATAGAATCGGTCCACATGGACACACTCAAAGCATCACTGCACCTTCGCAGATCATGACAATAGTAGCCATGGGCCCAAATAATAGTAGCTGACCCGTGATTTAAGCATTTTTGTTACGGGATTTTTTGATAACTATAcggtgaatttaaaattaaaattttaaagtcatttttaaaagtgtctcttaaaaagacattttacatcatttttatatagataatacacgttcaaaaaaattaaatttatattaaagatgtctcttcaaaagacaccttccacaatttttatatcaataacacacgagttaaaaaaaaattgaatttacattaaaaatgtCTCTTCAAGGGACACCTTTTATAATtctacaaaattgaatttatataaaaagtgtcttttaaataaacatttttcacAGTTTTGATATcagtttcataataaaaaaaaaaattgaatttatactaaagatgtCTTCTTAAGACACACTTTTtacaattttacaaaaattaaatttataaaggtgtctcttgaagagacactttcaacaATTCTTGTATCAGTCAtccattgaaataattgaatttatactaaaagtgtatttttaaaagacacattccacaatttatataaaattaaatttatattgaaaggttttccttcaagagatacttttagtataaatttaatttttttttataagttactagtataaaaattatgaaaagtgtttcttcaaaagacatatttagtataaattcaattttatggaattgtATAGACTgttttaatgtaaattcaaattttttcattGTGTGActgatataaaaatgataaaaaaatgtcacttaaagagacacctttagtattaatttggttttatagtattttagaaatgatatttctttaatataaattcaattttttaaaactatatgatcaataaaaaaattatgaaaaagtgttttttgaagagatatttttaacataaacttaattttatgaaattatggaatgtatcttttgaaaaaatacctttaatttaaatttaatttttttaatatttatgattgatataaaaaacataaaaggcGTCAAACACAGAAGTCTATCGTgctttcaatcatttttttcccacttttctttaaattttcctCTAACTCTCCtatcattaaagaaaaataggcATGAATACTTTTACATTCTTTTGTAACAAGTTTTACTTTTAcgtcaaaaaagaatttttatggaaaaaaattgaatttttatgatTGAAGTTTGTATTcatagtttaaaaattatttttgtgttgGTAATAACCATAAAGAGAAAACCACATTCCTTTTCTTACATCCTGAAAATGATAATACTGTGAAATATCCACCCTTCAGCTGTCCCACCCTCTGATACAGCCCCTCTTTTGGCTGCCAAAGACATTCACGATACCTCAACACAGCCACTCGTAATGACCCTAGTCTTTGTAGCTGCCACCAGCCGTCCCTACCAGCCAATAAATTAGCAATTAAACAGCTCATCTAAAGCTGCCAGGACCCATGCCCTATCGCTGTCAAGGCCCCACCAAAACATCAAAACCCCGCAACTTCCTCATCGTTCTTTGTCCTTTCTGTTTCCCTGCATATTCACACTTCCCTCTTTTCGGAGCATGGATGAAAGGccgagttttgggtcaaaatggcccatctattaaaataaaaaaaaaaaaaaaaaaaaagtaagatgtagccactttttaaaatttatatttaaaatggcTTCTTTGGTGCCCCAGgtgatatattattaaaaaatatttttaaaaatcattttagttaaaatctttatttttaaactaaaattttaattgtgaaCTAAAACtacattttttaagtaaaatcaCAGTTAATAATTAAGggttcattttttaattaaagtcgTAGTTGTCAAATAAGggtttagttaattttttttaaattaaaaattattaaattataatttataaaaaataattaaagaatatatttaaatacttttaatttatgaaaattaatttgaacaaATGAATTAAAGTATGTATTTG
Coding sequences:
- the LOC117909960 gene encoding disease resistance protein RPP2B-like translates to MNGLPLTVRVLGSYLNGKPLNLWKVALENLKRTPHQEIMKVLRTSYDGLDFRHQQLFLDIACFYEGQDKNLVARILEGREFDDAIIIRDLIDLCLIFESNSKLCMHNLLQEMGWEIVRLESVKFPGERSRLWFHEEVNDVLTTHGGSRNVEGMVLDLSALNELRLEANAFENMSLLKVLRFCNAKMDGCLEYSSKAELIGSSYDGWKWRVDQMLTADKVILLEQLWEGNQPLENLRIVKLSHSKYLTRTPDFSGAPNIRRLILEGCTSLVEVHPSIGALKELIFLNFEGFENLKYISSISNMKSLEIFILSGCSKLKHFPEIPEKCERLRYLFLDETALSELPSSIGNFNGLVLLNLTNCKKLLCLPQRICGLMSLKILTVAGCSKLKKLPDELGCLRSLEELNADGSGIQVAPPSCALLTKLQVLPLAECLQLHSLFNVVFSLWSSPTRCVALNFLSNLSCLKTLMLSDCNLLEDGLPEDLSLLSSLERLDLSKNDFSTVPTCLRGLSQLKRLFLMHCSKLQSVGEGELPLSIEGVWADHCSSLETFSFPLSAFEFNNMGHFIFTFSGCFKLVKNERSDAVVGDIVQAIKAAALVRKFMDGHDYSRPRNSFQAIVPGNSIPEWFVCQSVGSSVTGQLPMHDWHNMALMGLAACVVFNVDASLDLCYLQISVCFGTYRFSDNVFSTLVQMEGGLVWFVYQSLARLKESGWPYSDFSLPVTVSFSLGHCSSSLVGVVKKCGFRLVHVEGGRIL